The following proteins are encoded in a genomic region of Gouania willdenowi chromosome 6, fGouWil2.1, whole genome shotgun sequence:
- the LOC114466044 gene encoding aristaless homeobox protein-like isoform X1 — protein sequence MNLKLSFTVLMSADKLVEFWTGEKAEETNMDQRGEIPVRSKITHSIEEILRRPTCVQKESRTYRNWSVIKENYKVSKQQSCSVETPQSELLKETQKSIADYKSEKKRRQTRVTFTPFQIQELEKAFQQSHYPDITARDQLASSLHLTEGRIQIWFQNRRAKWRKAETVKDLELMKTQQLHSTTYGQLHLDKPVMPSMSWPSCCLSKAFLSGIYSSSTSATHLMTNTNFFGHRTICFDVTNKEL from the exons ATGAACCTCAAACTCAGCTTTACTGTTCTAATGTCTGCTGATAAACTGGTTGAATTTTGGACTGGGGAAAAGGCAGAGGAAACCAACATGGATCAAAGAGGGGAAATTCCAGTACGGAGTAAAATCACTCATTCAATTGAAGAAATCCTGAGAAGACCCACATGTGTTCAAAAAGAGAGCAGAACTTATCGGAACTGGTCGGTTATCAAGGAAAACTACAAAGTTTCTAAGCAGCAATCATGTTCAG TAGAAACGCCTCAAAGTGAACTTCTTAAAGAGACTCAAAAATCCATCGCAGACTACAAGA GTGAGAAGAAGAGGAGGCAAACCAGGGTCACGTTCACGCCATTCCAGATACAAGAGCTGGAAAAGGCTTTCCAGCAAAGCCATTATCCTGACATCACTGCTAGAGATCAGTTAGCATCAAGTCTACACCTCACTGAAGGCAGAatacag ATTTGGTTTCAGAACCGCAGAGCCAAATGGAGGAAGGCTGAAACAGTGAAGGACTTGGAGTTGATGAAAACACAGCAACTACATTCAACCACCTACGGCCAGCTTCATTTGGAT AAACCAGTGATGCCCTCGATGAGCTGGCCCTCATGCTGCCTGTCTAAAGCTTTTCTTTCAGGAATCTATTCCAGTTCAACGTCCGCAACGCACCTAATGACCAACACAAATTTCTTTGGCCACAGGACGATTTGTTTTGATGTAACAAATAAAGAACTATAG
- the LOC114466044 gene encoding ALX homeobox protein 1-like isoform X2 — protein MNLKLSFTVLMSADKLVEFWTGEKAEETNMDQRGEIPVRSKITHSIEEILRRPTCVQKESRTYRNWSVIKENYKVSKQQSCSETPQSELLKETQKSIADYKSEKKRRQTRVTFTPFQIQELEKAFQQSHYPDITARDQLASSLHLTEGRIQIWFQNRRAKWRKAETVKDLELMKTQQLHSTTYGQLHLDKPVMPSMSWPSCCLSKAFLSGIYSSSTSATHLMTNTNFFGHRTICFDVTNKEL, from the exons ATGAACCTCAAACTCAGCTTTACTGTTCTAATGTCTGCTGATAAACTGGTTGAATTTTGGACTGGGGAAAAGGCAGAGGAAACCAACATGGATCAAAGAGGGGAAATTCCAGTACGGAGTAAAATCACTCATTCAATTGAAGAAATCCTGAGAAGACCCACATGTGTTCAAAAAGAGAGCAGAACTTATCGGAACTGGTCGGTTATCAAGGAAAACTACAAAGTTTCTAAGCAGCAATCATGTTCAG AAACGCCTCAAAGTGAACTTCTTAAAGAGACTCAAAAATCCATCGCAGACTACAAGA GTGAGAAGAAGAGGAGGCAAACCAGGGTCACGTTCACGCCATTCCAGATACAAGAGCTGGAAAAGGCTTTCCAGCAAAGCCATTATCCTGACATCACTGCTAGAGATCAGTTAGCATCAAGTCTACACCTCACTGAAGGCAGAatacag ATTTGGTTTCAGAACCGCAGAGCCAAATGGAGGAAGGCTGAAACAGTGAAGGACTTGGAGTTGATGAAAACACAGCAACTACATTCAACCACCTACGGCCAGCTTCATTTGGAT AAACCAGTGATGCCCTCGATGAGCTGGCCCTCATGCTGCCTGTCTAAAGCTTTTCTTTCAGGAATCTATTCCAGTTCAACGTCCGCAACGCACCTAATGACCAACACAAATTTCTTTGGCCACAGGACGATTTGTTTTGATGTAACAAATAAAGAACTATAG